A segment of the Zingiber officinale cultivar Zhangliang chromosome 8B, Zo_v1.1, whole genome shotgun sequence genome:
CGACGATGATCAAGGATGTCGAGCAATCTAGTCGCTCATCTTCATACATTGATGATCTTCCTAAGTTGATAGAGTTAGTAAATAGAGATTAAACGATATTAAAACACTAGCTCATTTAAAACGCGAAAAAGATATAATAAATGTATTAggaaaaaaaatgtaaatttCTTGGAAGTGTCCTCAGCCGTCCAATGCAGCAAGATTTGATCATGATGATGATGGAGGATgactctctcttcctcctccttcattTGCCTTTATAAGCCTTCAAAGCTATCAGTCCCTCGTCAACAACATCGGCCGGCAATGTCGCCAACGACCGTCCTCCTCCTACTCAGCCTCGTTCTACAGACTCCTCTCAATGCTCTGAAGACGTCCAAAGACTGcattggcggcggcggcggcggcgatggTTCCTTGCAGTTCGACTTGTACCTCACCAGCTGCCCGCTGGCGGAGGCCATCATCTTCTCCGGCGTGCAGCGCGCTGTGGCCGACGATGCCCGCATGGCCGCCTCCCTCCTCCGCCTCCACTTCCACGACTGCTTCGTCAATGTCGACCTCGCCACCGCCGATTCCTTCATTAAATTCACTCTTTTATCTTCTAGTGTAATTTCATCATGGCGTCTCGAACTGTGCGGTGATTCAGGGTTGCGACGCGTCGGTGCTTCTGGACGACACGGCGGAGATGACGGGGGAGAAGACGGCGGGGCCGAACGCCAACTCGTTGAGGGGTTTCGACGTGGTGGAGGGGATCAAGGCGGAGCTGGAGATGGCCTGCCCGGAGACGGTTTCCTGCGCCGATCTCCTCGCCATTGCTGCCCGAGACTCTGTTCTTTTGGTATTTATTTATATATCTGCGAAATTTTCACTTTGGCCTTCCAAGTTTTCGCATATGTCAATTTTCACTTTTGTTCATGAAATTTACGCAGTCGGGAGGACCGACATGGCCGGTGGAGGTCGGCCGGAGGGATGGCACTGCCGCCAGCTTGTCCATGGCCACCACCAACCTCCCATCTCCGACGTCCGGCGTCGCTACCCTTCTCCAAAAGTTTGAAAACGTCGGCCTCTCCGCCAAGGACATGGTCGCTCTCTCCGGCGCCCACACCATCGGCAAGGCCCGCTGCTCCACGTTCGCCTCCCGCCTCACCGGCACAGGCGATCGTCTCTTCCTGCAGTCTCTGCGGCAGCTCTGTTCTGGGTCGCCATCGTCAAATGGGACGACGACAGCCTCATCGTTGGTCCACCTCGACGTGGGCTCGCCAATGGTGTTTGACAACCAGTACTACGCCAACCTTTTCGCCGGCGAGGGGCTACTTCAGTCGGACCAGGCCCTGGCTGGGGAAGCAGGGGAGGTGGGCCTGCTCGCAAAGGCCTATGCCGCAGACGAGGCGCTGTTCTTCGAGGACTTCACGGCCTCCATGGTGAGGATGGGCAGGCTGGCGCCGCCAGCGGGCAGCTCTGGCGAGGTCCGCAAAAGTTGCCGGGCAGTCAACTCTTAATTAGCTTAAGCACTATTTAGCATCAATTATCATAACttaatcatgatgattaactaACTAATCACTAGAACTATACTAGCGTCCTAAGTATGCACCAGTGTGTTACTGTGACTTAGGTAGAAACAGATGTTAATTTGTGGGGTTTAGTGGTTAATTTGAATGTTATCACTATGATTTTAATTAGGTAAACTATTGGATCAAAGACTAAAGAATCAAGATCAAAAGCGATGCATCGATAAAACTCTAAACTCTCATCGTTTTCATGATATCTCTTCAGAGAATAGAAAAATAGACCGAGATGAAGAAAATATATCGATAAAAACTAAATCCAAATTAAAACTAAACCTTATATAAATTCACCTTATCAAAGGTTTAGTTCCCCTGGTTCATTTCGATCAATGAACCACCATCAAAACTTGATCAAACGATTGTGAAGATAAGATATTAGAGGAAATTAAACCTTAAGTAGAAATCTAGGATTGCAGTGGTTTAATTTCCTTCAATTCTTTATGTTCAATACAAAGTAGATGAACACTCAAAAGTATAGCTCAAAAGCCATGAGGCCTTGCTATTTATAATCTCATCTGCTCTGTTTAGTATCAGAGGCACACACCAAGTGCATGTTTTGACCAATCTATTTTATTATtcatataattataataataaaataatacacGCATAGTAAAATATTTAGAAGAGTATAAAATAATCGATTTGAATTCCTTCTAAATATGTATAAATTATACTTCAAATCTATCTAATAAACAAATTAAGCCGCCTCCAATGATAAATAAGTGTATGAAATAAACTTTCGTAAATCAAACTGATTCAGTTGAGCCAAAGGTTTAAATACCTAATGCCAACTTTTATAtataacttttatatatatataaaagactaAACTCATAAAAGTGCTTTTAAAATCCTCTTAATTCTCTTTTACGTTAATGTAAAATcataataaatgaaaatttttTCCTTTTGAGTAATAAAGAAATGTGCTTTTTCTAGAAAATAAATTTCTTTTAGCTTGAGTGAGTCAATTTTTTATGCATCTTTGAAACTCTTCACTTTGTCTATCAATATTCTGCCCTAAGTCCAAGAAGATCGATTGAGTTAGATAGACTAAACAATCCAAGCAAATCAATCAAGTTAGTTTGTTTGGCCGGGCTGAGCGAGCATTTGAGCATTCTTATTAGACTAAGTGATACCGGCGAGCATTCGATTGAGTAAGACAGACGTCCAAATGGCCTTAGTCGAGCGAACAATTAGATATCGTGAGTTGATTAGGTTGGCCAGTCCAATCAAGTTTAGTGAGTCAATTAAGCAGACACGCCTCTCGCATCCCTCTAGCCTGACACAAGCAATTAAGCTTAACTGGTTGATTCTGAGACTAGACAAATCATCATCAGCCAACATGATGGGTCGACCAAATCAACTAATAGGTGTTTTTCTTCTGATCTCGATTAGCTAATCTATCATATTACAACAGCATGGAGAGCTCACAGAAATAGAATCATAAGGGAAACTTCATGGATGTGTTTGCTCCAACCATAAGCATCAAGATTGAACGGGGAAATAATAGACTTGCAATTGCAAGCAATGGAAGAATAGTTAGTCATTCATGTATGTCATAAGCAGGTCCAAAAACCAAATTAGCAACTAATACAATATGATACTGATATCAAATATATACACTTAAAATGAAGACAATCGAGTTCAGAATGTATTGACAAGCACAAGCGCGAAGATCCACCTTCTTCACAGACCTATCAAATTGTAACTCCCAAGTAGACTTATTCAAAacctaaagaaaagaaaattgcaAGGAGACACTGAATTATCTGCAAACCAAACTGAAATATAACTCTCAAAAAATGATTCAACCAACTTTATTTATCTACTAAAAATGgtacttttttttttgtctgtTAGTAGGGCTGTACAACAATTTCAGGCAAATCAAAGATACAATGAGTAGGTCAAATAAATTCCACGAAATTCGAATGAGAATGTGAACTCACAATTAGAGCATAGAACTAGAAGTCATTAACAAGATATAACTGCAAGTTTTCCTTATGATTTGCAATAACTAATGTTGCTTATCCAAAGGGCAAATTGCTGCTTCAGATCATATATG
Coding sequences within it:
- the LOC122016593 gene encoding peroxidase 40-like, which produces MTLSSSSFICLYKPSKLSVPRQQHRPAMSPTTVLLLLSLVLQTPLNALKTSKDCIGGGGGGDGSLQFDLYLTSCPLAEAIIFSGVQRAVADDARMAASLLRLHFHDCFVNGCDASVLLDDTAEMTGEKTAGPNANSLRGFDVVEGIKAELEMACPETVSCADLLAIAARDSVLLSGGPTWPVEVGRRDGTAASLSMATTNLPSPTSGVATLLQKFENVGLSAKDMVALSGAHTIGKARCSTFASRLTGTGDRLFLQSLRQLCSGSPSSNGTTTASSLVHLDVGSPMVFDNQYYANLFAGEGLLQSDQALAGEAGEVGLLAKAYAADEALFFEDFTASMVRMGRLAPPAGSSGEVRKSCRAVNS